From a single Nicotiana tabacum cultivar K326 chromosome 8, ASM71507v2, whole genome shotgun sequence genomic region:
- the LOC107806038 gene encoding uncharacterized protein LOC107806038 isoform X1, with protein sequence MEDSFYNPTPGSESKSAVTAAVTTKNESRWHSTASGSKSFANIRQIDLIKYGKQRRGSDNQLVFFLVKVAALETVRRISQSKCPFVWSGLQALQVVCYPPLKWMQRWSPFRVLVNGMQMLSRPLLVLSIATAFSDHSEFDNATSDITQVSPDTNAVHSDSESQLEFSSEQSIPSERVGNEVSPSSSSTSSASWLHLLCKDLEKQGIRLPERIGEEELHRFFTAADGDFTRLLSSVKKTIRWRETYRILSRQELEVWSNMVFWHGFDMQHRPCLIVRLGLACISLPSRDRPCFAQAVVSQVEHGVLHLVDPQNSQITVLVDCEGLSPLRLPMQMLRSCSTLLQDHFPNRLGCLFIIRLPPIVRVVAQTFVQVFKPVTRQKLKFEGEMYQKVLSECLQTLPSYLGGQCTCSGCGSFSVSEMRKARIYEHQGMVTTESISDTLDLTSPNSGERTEIPSNYTCDQVLRKAVLGVLLFWVFVALIAGVYDPESRPILPP encoded by the exons ATGGAAGACTCCTTCTATAATCCCACTCCTGGGAGTGAGTCAAAGTCTGCGGTGACAGCTGCTGTCACTACTAAAAATGAATCTAGATGGCACTCCACTGCTTCTGGCTCAAAGTCTTTTGCAAATATAAGACAGATAGATCTGATAAAATATGGGAAGCAGAGAAGGGGGAGTGACAATCAGTTAGTTTTCTTTCTGGTTAAAGTTGCTGCTTTGGAGACTGTGCGGAGGATCTCGCAGTCCAAATGTCCATTCGTATGGTCTGGCCTGCAAGCTCTGCAAGTTGTGTGCTACCCCCCACTTAAGTGGATGCAAAGGTGGAGTCCTTTTAGGGTTCTGGTTAACGGCATGCAG ATGCTATCGCGGCCACTGCTGGTGCTCTCTATCGCTACAGCTTTTTCTGATCATTCAGAATTCGATAATGCTACCTCAGATATCACTCAAGTTTCCCCAGACACCAATGCTGTGCATTCTGATTCAGAATCTCAGCTAGAATTCTCGTCTGAGCAATCTATCCCAAGTGAAAG GGTTGGCAATGAAGTTTCTCCAAGTTCGTCTTCCACAAGTTCTGCAAGCTGGTTGCATCTGCTTTGCAAAGATCTGGAAAAGCAAGGAATTCGTTTGCCAGAGAG AATTGGTGAAGAGGAACTCCACCGATTTTTTACGGCTGCAGATGGAGATTTTACTCGCTTACTTTCTTCAGTGAAGAAGACAATTCGCTGGAGGGAGACTTACAGAATTCTTTCCAGACAAGAACTAGAAGTGTGGTCAAATATGGTCTTTTGGCATGGATTTGATATGCAGCATCGGCCGTGCCTCATTGTCCGTCTTGGCTTAGCATGCATCAGCTTGCCATCTCGTGACAGACCTTGTTTCGCTCAAGCAGTAG TATCTCAGGTGGAGCATGGGGTTCTTCATTTGGTGGACCCTCAAAATTCTCAAATTACTGTTTTGGTAGACTGTGAAGGACTATCTCCATTGAGACTTCCCATGCAAATGCTTAGATCCTGTTCTACTCTTTTGCAAGATCACTTCCCCAACCGTTTAGGCTGCTTATTCATTATACGCCTTCCACCTATTGTTCGAGTTGTGGCACAAACCTTTGTGCAA GTTTTCAAACCAGTCACTCGgcaaaaactgaaatttgaagGAGAAATGTACCAAAAGGTTCTTTCCGAGTGTTTGCAAACACTCCCGTCTTATCTTGGTGGGCAGTGCACATGCTCAGGATGTGGTAGCTTTAGCGTTAGCGAGATGCGTAAGGCTCGAATTTATGAACATCAAGGAATGGTGACAACAGAATCTATTAGCGATACTCTGGATTTGACATCACCTAATTCAGGTGAACGGACTGAAATTCCGTCGAATTATACCTGTGACCAGGTCTTACGAAAGGCTGTGCTAGGTGTCCTTTTATTCTGGGTTTTTGTTGCTTTAATTGCTGGAGTATATGATCCAGAAAGTCGTCCCATTTTACCTCCTTGA
- the LOC107806038 gene encoding sec14 cytosolic factor isoform X2, with amino-acid sequence MLSRPLLVLSIATAFSDHSEFDNATSDITQVSPDTNAVHSDSESQLEFSSEQSIPSERVGNEVSPSSSSTSSASWLHLLCKDLEKQGIRLPERIGEEELHRFFTAADGDFTRLLSSVKKTIRWRETYRILSRQELEVWSNMVFWHGFDMQHRPCLIVRLGLACISLPSRDRPCFAQAVVSQVEHGVLHLVDPQNSQITVLVDCEGLSPLRLPMQMLRSCSTLLQDHFPNRLGCLFIIRLPPIVRVVAQTFVQVFKPVTRQKLKFEGEMYQKVLSECLQTLPSYLGGQCTCSGCGSFSVSEMRKARIYEHQGMVTTESISDTLDLTSPNSGERTEIPSNYTCDQVLRKAVLGVLLFWVFVALIAGVYDPESRPILPP; translated from the exons ATGCTATCGCGGCCACTGCTGGTGCTCTCTATCGCTACAGCTTTTTCTGATCATTCAGAATTCGATAATGCTACCTCAGATATCACTCAAGTTTCCCCAGACACCAATGCTGTGCATTCTGATTCAGAATCTCAGCTAGAATTCTCGTCTGAGCAATCTATCCCAAGTGAAAG GGTTGGCAATGAAGTTTCTCCAAGTTCGTCTTCCACAAGTTCTGCAAGCTGGTTGCATCTGCTTTGCAAAGATCTGGAAAAGCAAGGAATTCGTTTGCCAGAGAG AATTGGTGAAGAGGAACTCCACCGATTTTTTACGGCTGCAGATGGAGATTTTACTCGCTTACTTTCTTCAGTGAAGAAGACAATTCGCTGGAGGGAGACTTACAGAATTCTTTCCAGACAAGAACTAGAAGTGTGGTCAAATATGGTCTTTTGGCATGGATTTGATATGCAGCATCGGCCGTGCCTCATTGTCCGTCTTGGCTTAGCATGCATCAGCTTGCCATCTCGTGACAGACCTTGTTTCGCTCAAGCAGTAG TATCTCAGGTGGAGCATGGGGTTCTTCATTTGGTGGACCCTCAAAATTCTCAAATTACTGTTTTGGTAGACTGTGAAGGACTATCTCCATTGAGACTTCCCATGCAAATGCTTAGATCCTGTTCTACTCTTTTGCAAGATCACTTCCCCAACCGTTTAGGCTGCTTATTCATTATACGCCTTCCACCTATTGTTCGAGTTGTGGCACAAACCTTTGTGCAA GTTTTCAAACCAGTCACTCGgcaaaaactgaaatttgaagGAGAAATGTACCAAAAGGTTCTTTCCGAGTGTTTGCAAACACTCCCGTCTTATCTTGGTGGGCAGTGCACATGCTCAGGATGTGGTAGCTTTAGCGTTAGCGAGATGCGTAAGGCTCGAATTTATGAACATCAAGGAATGGTGACAACAGAATCTATTAGCGATACTCTGGATTTGACATCACCTAATTCAGGTGAACGGACTGAAATTCCGTCGAATTATACCTGTGACCAGGTCTTACGAAAGGCTGTGCTAGGTGTCCTTTTATTCTGGGTTTTTGTTGCTTTAATTGCTGGAGTATATGATCCAGAAAGTCGTCCCATTTTACCTCCTTGA